The following proteins come from a genomic window of Companilactobacillus pabuli:
- a CDS encoding GNAT family N-acetyltransferase, with product MNLIGKKIIIRDFQKEDFPEFFKLVQDKTNHDLAGLEYTADENFAHNLLEMYQRRDGAFVIAQKDTDQMVGIIEMNKRGASNDLLLTREIGFVINRKFRNQGFAKESVQLLIDYGFNELNLTEIWASSEKDNQAPQKLLELLGFKYIYEVNQALPYAMQSNLVKYYLLKK from the coding sequence ATGAACTTAATAGGAAAGAAAATAATTATTCGAGATTTTCAAAAAGAAGATTTTCCTGAATTCTTTAAATTGGTACAGGACAAAACTAATCATGATTTAGCTGGATTGGAATATACAGCTGATGAAAATTTTGCCCACAATTTGTTGGAGATGTATCAAAGAAGGGATGGCGCTTTCGTCATTGCTCAAAAAGATACTGATCAGATGGTCGGAATAATCGAAATGAACAAACGTGGCGCAAGTAACGATTTGCTACTAACACGAGAAATAGGATTCGTAATTAATAGGAAGTTTCGCAATCAAGGTTTCGCCAAAGAGTCAGTTCAGCTGTTAATCGATTATGGATTTAACGAGTTGAATTTGACTGAGATTTGGGCATCAAGTGAAAAAGATAATCAAGCACCACAAAAATTATTGGAATTATTGGGATTTAAATACATTTATGAAGTCAATCAAGCGCTTCCATATGCAATGCAGTCGAATCTGGTTAAATACTACCTTTTGAAGAAATGA
- a CDS encoding WxL protein host-binding domain-containing protein encodes MNKKVVCLVFGIFLSLVSFFSFDNYVKADIDGLTVTPLIGDSDVTDRFQIIGDSNSERTLEISLSNFGIRRLHLKVVPTNATTSMDGKIVYTDDVKAGQYGLKYAFSDMTKSQKVTLAPNKTKDLKFKVKLPSKKINGLVLGGFSIRSLDSAVSGTADVPVWITDDNKPVGGILSLHNLSLDVINKKPHIIVNLQNKEPGMMKKVIVHVTVKRKSWLDRFNLGPKTMSADLTYPKVAPNSRIPVDFDQNTTPIQAGKYVVKGAARSGKATWTFHKTYTITQDQANDINKRCKGLIYNKTTTYILIVCVLVSLIFLIFWAIWHSGRS; translated from the coding sequence ATGAATAAAAAAGTAGTATGTTTAGTTTTTGGAATATTTCTTTCACTAGTGTCCTTCTTTTCGTTTGATAATTATGTAAAAGCTGATATTGATGGCTTAACCGTTACTCCTTTAATTGGAGATTCGGATGTTACTGATCGTTTCCAAATTATTGGTGATTCAAATTCAGAAAGAACTTTGGAAATTTCACTGTCGAATTTTGGCATTAGAAGATTGCATTTGAAAGTTGTGCCTACTAATGCCACGACTTCAATGGATGGAAAAATAGTTTATACTGATGATGTAAAAGCGGGTCAGTATGGATTAAAGTATGCTTTTTCAGATATGACTAAATCTCAGAAGGTAACATTAGCTCCGAATAAAACAAAAGATTTAAAATTTAAAGTTAAGTTACCTTCAAAAAAAATTAATGGCTTGGTTCTTGGAGGTTTTAGTATCCGTTCATTAGATAGTGCTGTGTCAGGAACTGCGGATGTACCCGTATGGATAACTGATGATAATAAACCTGTTGGGGGAATATTATCATTACATAATCTATCTTTAGATGTAATTAATAAGAAACCTCATATAATAGTAAACCTCCAAAATAAAGAACCAGGGATGATGAAAAAAGTCATCGTCCACGTAACAGTCAAACGCAAGAGTTGGCTTGATAGATTCAACCTAGGTCCAAAAACTATGTCAGCGGATCTCACATATCCTAAAGTAGCCCCAAATTCTCGTATTCCAGTTGACTTTGACCAAAATACGACTCCAATTCAAGCGGGGAAGTACGTCGTCAAAGGTGCGGCTCGAAGTGGGAAGGCTACTTGGACGTTCCACAAAACTTATACCATCACCCAAGATCAGGCTAACGACATTAACAAGCGTTGTAAGGGTCTGATTTACAATAAGACAACGACTTACATCTTAATCGTCTGCGTCTTAGTATCGTTGATTTTCCTAATTTTCTGGGCAATATGGCATTCAGGTAGGAGTTAA
- a CDS encoding helix-turn-helix domain-containing protein: protein MLEQIFLVKQDVEKYKMLTVIKSLPPREVNLSNISNRLQFTYQKTYNIFQALLEDLADVAPDIDPSDTKIESIDFRKVSIDTYRLFLVKNSVVFQAFNYGLTNANPSFESFSDEHFTSKSTLNRRMSKFRAFLKNFGLKISNSTLEIKGNEKNIRWMAYYVYWYTYHGQEWPFSLIQENSIDQIIGRTDITFDNPIVHFQLKYFLAISRIRLIKRHYIDELPYYSDVFGTQSLGEDILTQEDYPIVPVVALDNENKLINLFRRTAFQPSDTSFEQPINANARINPKFYALVYHFIDFLKEHYHDDMSVYHNQKTLKHIMTYVTRDIVFYYIMAPYSLMHLDSMYPNEDSEKNFTDLYKDVYTFFSNVDQNEFPGIYNAAELISKDLYQVLPSYISTIRAEDIIKVKVLIDPGNQTAEVVLRNIRTLDFVEIVPSNVFDDVDVLITSMDVLPLDIERKKYPENLKVIPWDISSTRPDYIWLLIQLNQVYVKKIKNKQDEEKKKKAL from the coding sequence ATGTTGGAGCAAATTTTCTTAGTTAAGCAAGACGTAGAAAAATACAAAATGCTAACTGTTATAAAATCTTTACCTCCTCGTGAAGTAAACCTAAGCAACATTAGTAATCGACTACAATTCACCTACCAAAAAACATATAATATTTTTCAAGCATTACTGGAAGATTTAGCTGACGTCGCTCCCGACATTGACCCTAGCGATACGAAAATCGAGTCAATCGACTTCAGAAAAGTTTCCATTGATACTTACCGACTATTTTTGGTAAAAAACTCAGTCGTTTTCCAAGCCTTCAATTATGGTTTGACTAATGCCAATCCGTCATTTGAGAGTTTCAGTGACGAACACTTTACGAGTAAGTCCACTTTAAATCGTCGAATGTCTAAATTCAGAGCTTTTCTCAAAAACTTCGGTCTCAAGATTTCCAACTCGACACTTGAGATCAAAGGTAATGAGAAAAATATCCGTTGGATGGCATACTATGTTTATTGGTACACATATCACGGGCAAGAATGGCCATTTAGTTTGATTCAAGAAAATTCTATCGATCAAATTATCGGTCGGACTGATATTACCTTCGATAATCCAATCGTTCATTTCCAATTAAAATATTTTCTAGCAATTTCTAGAATTCGTTTGATCAAACGTCACTATATCGACGAACTACCATATTATAGCGATGTTTTTGGCACTCAAAGTCTAGGCGAAGATATTTTGACACAAGAAGATTATCCTATCGTGCCAGTAGTTGCTTTAGATAATGAAAACAAATTGATCAATCTCTTCAGAAGAACCGCCTTCCAACCTAGCGATACTTCATTTGAGCAACCAATCAATGCCAACGCTAGAATCAATCCGAAGTTCTATGCACTCGTTTATCACTTTATAGATTTCTTAAAGGAACATTACCACGATGATATGTCGGTCTACCATAACCAAAAGACTTTGAAACACATCATGACTTACGTAACACGTGACATCGTTTTCTACTACATTATGGCACCTTATTCCTTAATGCATTTGGATTCGATGTATCCTAATGAAGATAGTGAGAAGAACTTTACTGACTTGTATAAAGATGTCTACACCTTCTTCTCTAACGTCGACCAAAATGAATTCCCTGGAATCTACAACGCTGCAGAATTGATTTCTAAAGACTTATATCAAGTTTTGCCTAGTTATATCTCCACTATCCGTGCTGAAGATATTATCAAAGTCAAAGTCTTGATTGATCCTGGTAACCAAACCGCCGAAGTTGTTTTGAGAAATATCCGGACTTTGGACTTCGTTGAGATCGTTCCTAGCAATGTTTTCGATGATGTCGATGTGTTGATCACTTCAATGGATGTGTTGCCTTTGGATATCGAACGCAAGAAGTATCCTGAGAATTTGAAAGTTATTCCTTGGGATATTTCTTCAACGCGTCCTGATTATATTTGGTTGTTGATTCAATTGAATCAGGTTTACGTTAAGAAAATCAAGAATAAACAAGATGAAGAAAAGAAGAAAAAGGCATTGTAG
- a CDS encoding ISL3 family transposase: protein MMSQDNSILCALDIKDNNIKNVSVKDAKIKKRGVIKHIKIVNAELSYSLYRCPQCGMNTLVKNGKRTTNARLASFNGIEYHLVLRKQRFLCRNCGSTCGAHSDLLIKNHTMTKQIKNRIFSMAKESFTLSSIAKVIGISANTVSRILYSNTKIPNRCAHLPENLCFDEFRSVKNIFTFIAIDADTHRLVELIHDRLSKTITEHFINNYSLSERQAVKTVSIDLNANYQLVVHRIFPNARIVVDRFHIVQLCSRALDQVRINSLKKLPDKKSRIYKAMKSDWRLYHLPEEDVDDTHIKFIVGINEFTTIQNVIDIATDEIPIFKEAYGTYQSIQRSIRYHDINLLQETTSGYKRNGTAMDTAITTLRKNIDYVKNSCLLPYSNGPLEGTIGKIKKLKRNSYGFRNLEHFIKRIRLICA from the coding sequence ATGATGTCCCAAGACAATTCTATACTATGTGCACTAGACATAAAAGACAATAATATAAAAAATGTTTCAGTAAAGGATGCCAAGATAAAAAAACGTGGCGTTATAAAACACATTAAAATAGTGAATGCTGAACTATCTTATTCTTTATATAGGTGCCCTCAATGTGGAATGAATACACTAGTTAAAAATGGTAAAAGAACCACTAATGCAAGATTAGCTAGCTTTAATGGTATCGAGTACCACCTAGTACTAAGAAAGCAACGATTCCTGTGTAGGAACTGTGGAAGCACCTGCGGTGCCCACAGTGATCTATTGATAAAAAATCATACTATGACCAAACAGATTAAGAATAGAATCTTTTCCATGGCTAAAGAATCATTTACTCTGTCATCAATAGCTAAAGTCATCGGTATTTCAGCCAATACTGTAAGTAGGATTTTATATAGTAATACCAAAATTCCTAATAGATGTGCGCATTTGCCAGAAAATCTTTGTTTTGATGAGTTTAGATCCGTAAAAAATATTTTTACATTTATCGCCATCGATGCGGATACGCATCGATTGGTCGAATTGATACATGACAGACTGTCTAAAACAATAACTGAACACTTTATAAATAATTACAGCTTATCGGAACGACAAGCTGTAAAAACCGTATCAATCGACTTAAATGCCAACTATCAATTAGTCGTTCATCGTATATTCCCCAATGCTCGCATTGTCGTAGATAGGTTTCATATAGTTCAACTTTGTAGTAGAGCCTTGGATCAAGTACGTATCAATTCTTTAAAAAAATTGCCTGATAAAAAATCTCGTATATATAAAGCAATGAAATCTGATTGGCGTCTATATCATCTTCCAGAGGAAGATGTAGACGATACTCATATAAAATTTATTGTCGGCATAAATGAATTTACGACTATTCAAAATGTCATCGATATAGCTACTGATGAAATACCAATTTTCAAGGAAGCTTATGGTACTTATCAGAGTATTCAAAGATCAATAAGATATCATGACATAAATCTACTTCAGGAAACTACTTCTGGATATAAAAGAAATGGAACTGCAATGGATACAGCCATTACAACGTTACGAAAAAACATAGATTATGTGAAAAATAGTTGCTTATTGCCATATTCCAATGGCCCTCTAGAGGGCACCATTGGAAAGATAAAGAAACTAAAAAGAAATTCTTATGGCTTTAGAAATCTTGAACACTTTATTAAAAGAATAAGACTGATTTGTGCATAG
- a CDS encoding NAD(P)H-dependent oxidoreductase, whose translation MKILGILASHQEHGLNAKMLAEVLDNVDPGVETETIYLENYEITPHKYHEKNAVLDELSQKLMDSDVWVFAAPTYFRELSGVLKNFFDCMRPKLVYFKENGDTIPGQFKNKHYLSISSCYVSTLENFLTGVTDESFKTIDRVMSAAGVIKVGEIVLPNTFGMKEIPNNKKELCHKYAKKISVKKRKDDSTVKRYIQLFFMIAVMALITMGIQVPLKSWIGSNFWLNYVSFTVIFFVLLACILHFVTFVKHRRR comes from the coding sequence ATGAAGATATTAGGAATATTAGCCTCGCACCAGGAACATGGACTCAATGCTAAAATGCTAGCTGAAGTCTTGGATAATGTTGATCCTGGTGTCGAAACTGAAACCATCTATTTAGAAAATTACGAAATAACTCCGCATAAATATCATGAAAAAAATGCTGTTTTGGATGAATTATCGCAAAAATTGATGGATAGCGATGTCTGGGTCTTTGCGGCACCAACTTATTTTCGTGAATTATCCGGTGTCTTGAAGAATTTCTTCGATTGTATGCGACCAAAACTAGTTTATTTCAAGGAAAATGGTGATACGATCCCGGGACAATTCAAGAATAAGCATTATTTGAGTATCAGTTCTTGTTACGTCTCGACTTTGGAAAACTTTTTAACCGGTGTCACTGACGAAAGTTTCAAGACGATTGATCGAGTGATGTCAGCTGCTGGCGTGATCAAAGTCGGCGAGATAGTTTTGCCAAATACTTTTGGGATGAAAGAAATTCCTAATAATAAGAAAGAATTGTGTCACAAATATGCGAAAAAGATATCTGTCAAAAAGAGAAAGGATGATTCAACTGTGAAAAGATATATTCAATTATTCTTCATGATTGCGGTAATGGCATTAATTACAATGGGGATTCAAGTGCCACTAAAGAGCTGGATCGGCAGTAACTTCTGGTTGAACTACGTCAGTTTTACAGTGATTTTCTTCGTCTTGTTGGCTTGTATCTTGCATTTTGTAACTTTTGTAAAGCATCGTCGGCGTTAA
- the tpx gene encoding thiol peroxidase, whose translation MDLDFKGETITTYGDPLTVGEKFPDFTVLNKDNNEVKLSSFLDKPLLISVVPNINTSVCSVQTKHFNEEIDGHSEINFVTISTNTPEEQSHWCAAEGVKNMVMLSDIDHDFGKKSKIWIRDRNILARSVWVVDKNGEIIYSEIVPVQTDEPSYDKVLGQLNELVK comes from the coding sequence ATGGATTTAGATTTTAAGGGAGAAACGATTACTACTTATGGTGATCCTTTGACTGTAGGTGAAAAGTTCCCTGATTTTACTGTTCTAAATAAAGATAACAATGAGGTCAAGTTGAGCAGTTTCTTAGACAAGCCTCTACTTATCAGTGTTGTTCCAAATATCAATACTAGTGTCTGCAGCGTGCAAACTAAGCATTTCAATGAAGAAATTGATGGACATTCAGAAATCAACTTTGTGACTATTTCAACTAACACTCCGGAAGAACAATCTCACTGGTGTGCTGCTGAAGGGGTTAAGAACATGGTCATGCTATCTGATATCGACCATGACTTCGGTAAGAAATCAAAGATTTGGATCAGAGATCGTAATATTTTAGCTCGTTCCGTTTGGGTCGTTGATAAGAATGGTGAAATTATCTATTCCGAAATCGTACCTGTTCAAACTGATGAACCTAGTTATGATAAGGTCCTCGGTCAACTAAATGAATTAGTAAAGTAA
- a CDS encoding amino acid permease, whose product MENNDVNRSLKTRHLSMIALGGSIGTGLFVASGSSISTAGPGGALIAYVAIGIMVYFLMTSLGEMATYMPVSGSFATYATKFIDPAFGFALGWNYWFNWAITLAVDLSTISIVVKYWFPSWTSWKISLTFMIVLLVINFISVSSFGETEYWLSSVKVTAVIIFLIVGVLSILGILGNENFVGLTNYTYKKAPFVGGVPAILSVFVVAGFSFQGTELIGITAGESATPEKSIPKAIKQVFWRILLFYILSIAIIGALIPYTSPNLLGSDAGDIAISPFTIVFKKVGIPLAAGVMNAVILTSVISAANSGLYAASRMLWSMSKNNMAPKVFEKTNGRGVPVFSLLLTALVGGAALFTSLYGDSFYELLVAASGLTGFIAWIGIAFSHYRFRKAYLFKGYSLDDLKYKAKWFPFGPILAIILGIIIIIGQDVRSMVDFNIGRLLISYSGLIILFMCWAYYKIKHKTKFLKLEDIDVEATKNGGHY is encoded by the coding sequence ATGGAAAATAATGATGTGAATAGGTCGTTGAAGACCCGTCATTTGTCGATGATCGCACTTGGTGGGTCAATTGGAACTGGTTTGTTTGTGGCAAGCGGTTCCTCAATTTCAACAGCTGGTCCTGGAGGTGCCTTGATAGCTTATGTGGCTATTGGTATTATGGTTTACTTCTTAATGACTAGTTTGGGAGAAATGGCAACTTACATGCCAGTTTCCGGCTCATTTGCGACATATGCTACAAAATTTATCGATCCTGCTTTTGGTTTTGCGTTAGGTTGGAATTATTGGTTCAACTGGGCGATTACTTTGGCGGTCGATTTATCCACAATCTCTATAGTTGTAAAATATTGGTTCCCAAGTTGGACCTCGTGGAAGATCAGTTTAACTTTCATGATCGTGCTCTTGGTAATTAACTTTATTTCGGTAAGTTCGTTTGGTGAAACTGAATACTGGTTATCATCAGTCAAGGTTACTGCTGTTATCATTTTCTTGATTGTTGGTGTCTTAAGTATATTAGGAATTTTAGGAAATGAAAACTTTGTTGGGTTGACAAATTATACATATAAAAAAGCACCTTTCGTTGGAGGCGTTCCGGCGATTCTAAGTGTATTCGTTGTTGCCGGGTTCTCCTTCCAAGGTACTGAGTTGATCGGTATCACAGCTGGTGAATCAGCAACTCCTGAAAAGAGTATCCCAAAGGCTATCAAACAAGTCTTTTGGAGAATTTTATTGTTTTACATTTTGTCTATCGCCATTATTGGTGCTTTGATTCCTTATACTAGTCCAAATCTTTTGGGATCAGACGCTGGCGATATTGCTATCAGTCCCTTTACGATTGTCTTCAAGAAAGTTGGTATTCCACTAGCTGCCGGAGTTATGAACGCTGTTATTTTAACTTCAGTAATTTCCGCTGCTAATTCTGGACTATACGCTGCCAGTCGAATGCTCTGGTCAATGAGTAAAAATAATATGGCACCAAAGGTCTTTGAAAAAACTAATGGTCGTGGTGTACCAGTCTTCTCACTTCTACTAACTGCTTTAGTTGGTGGGGCAGCCTTATTCACTAGTTTGTATGGAGATTCCTTCTATGAACTCTTGGTTGCAGCCAGTGGTTTGACCGGATTTATCGCTTGGATTGGGATTGCCTTTTCTCATTATCGTTTCAGAAAAGCATACTTATTCAAGGGCTACAGTCTAGATGACTTGAAGTATAAGGCTAAGTGGTTCCCATTTGGACCAATTCTAGCTATCATCCTAGGTATCATTATTATTATTGGACAAGATGTGCGTTCGATGGTTGATTTCAATATTGGTCGTCTCTTGATCAGTTATAGTGGTTTGATTATTTTGTTCATGTGTTGGGCTTACTACAAGATCAAGCATAAGACGAAGTTCTTGAAGCTAGAAGATATCGATGTCGAAGCTACTAAAAATGGTGGTCATTACTAG
- a CDS encoding DUF3324 domain-containing protein, producing MKKRMRTRKSLNVKKRVVGFFAIAVILLGVIGGFGLTHVIAESNSTTGGGADRSAPVAVVASKSDDTSGLLGGGGTNANVVLNSDNTGDSTGSETFVLSYASVPAGKTATLTANIVIPKKSFNGYIMGGFNVSPYKEKAKETVSSNGTLLKNKFSYSIPIQIHQNGKENQEPKYSVMSVRPNTVSSAKGPNAGVTAKVHNANNAYAGQLSSKAVVTSKSDKKFKITEVKNNQNLAPTSTYNYSISWGKKRLQAGNYHLKLTYKTAGGIKSWVINKDFTITNNDAAKYNKLAGIKPNYLWLWILLGVLALAIILGLGVYLGKRNNNKDNNNNSGNTTRRRRR from the coding sequence ATGAAAAAAAGAATGAGAACTAGAAAAAGTCTCAATGTCAAAAAGCGAGTAGTCGGTTTCTTCGCAATTGCCGTTATATTGTTGGGTGTGATTGGAGGATTTGGTCTTACACATGTAATTGCCGAATCTAACAGCACGACAGGAGGTGGCGCTGACAGGTCAGCACCGGTAGCGGTTGTCGCCAGTAAGTCAGATGACACTTCTGGACTTCTAGGTGGCGGCGGTACTAATGCCAACGTTGTTTTGAATAGTGATAATACCGGAGATAGCACCGGATCCGAAACTTTTGTTTTATCATATGCAAGTGTTCCAGCTGGCAAGACTGCTACATTAACTGCAAACATTGTTATACCTAAGAAATCTTTTAATGGGTATATAATGGGAGGATTTAATGTCAGTCCTTATAAAGAAAAAGCAAAAGAAACTGTTTCATCAAATGGTACTTTATTAAAGAATAAGTTTAGTTATTCTATACCTATTCAAATACATCAAAATGGTAAGGAAAATCAAGAACCTAAATATTCAGTTATGTCGGTCAGACCAAATACAGTTAGTTCTGCAAAGGGACCAAATGCTGGTGTGACTGCAAAAGTTCACAATGCAAATAATGCGTATGCTGGTCAATTAAGTTCAAAGGCAGTTGTAACAAGTAAAAGTGATAAGAAATTCAAAATTACTGAAGTTAAGAATAATCAAAATTTAGCTCCTACATCTACTTATAATTATTCAATTTCTTGGGGAAAAAAGAGACTCCAGGCTGGTAATTATCACTTGAAATTAACGTATAAAACAGCAGGTGGAATCAAGAGTTGGGTAATCAATAAAGACTTCACAATCACAAACAACGATGCTGCTAAATACAACAAATTAGCAGGAATTAAACCTAATTATCTATGGCTATGGATCTTGCTAGGTGTTCTAGCTCTAGCAATTATTTTGGGCTTAGGAGTCTATTTAGGTAAGAGAAATAATAATAAAGATAACAACAATAATTCTGGAAATACAACTAGAAGACGTCGTCGTTAA
- a CDS encoding DUF916 domain-containing protein, which yields MKKRIIVFFSTLLLLIATFLPFATTVKAAPDKSYAIQAILPDNQTNKDESFFDLKVEPKKDQTLKVLIANTGSKSITVTAEVNNAYTADSGVIGYDKYNAQLYKSKLPSLTSLVEGKRKQTVHLATGENKTVEFKVKSPDSEYSGIILGGVTTTASVSPTKSKNINIKNQVRYVKGVVLRSKDDGVMPDMHLTSAAPKAVAGSTGIAYTLDNTAPININKVSLKAEITNGSKKTNYSADNLQIAPNSQFNYFIPVKKLDAGTYKAHITLKNDSGFEKSFDYNITVKQRQVDNVNDAASPKQESNNKQWIGIIIGIIVLIAVVVWMYLYYSQRNKGNGPTKGRGKLNMRSTKKPDKSKDSRSGSTRSERHKK from the coding sequence ATGAAGAAACGAATAATTGTCTTTTTTTCCACATTATTACTATTAATTGCGACATTTTTACCTTTCGCGACAACAGTCAAAGCTGCGCCTGATAAGTCCTATGCGATTCAGGCGATTTTGCCAGACAATCAAACTAACAAAGATGAGTCTTTCTTTGATCTCAAAGTTGAACCTAAAAAAGATCAGACTTTGAAAGTTTTGATTGCTAATACTGGTAGTAAATCAATCACAGTCACGGCTGAAGTCAATAATGCTTATACGGCGGACTCTGGTGTGATTGGCTATGATAAGTACAACGCTCAATTGTACAAGTCAAAATTGCCATCTTTGACATCCCTAGTCGAAGGCAAACGTAAACAAACTGTCCACTTGGCTACTGGTGAAAATAAGACGGTCGAGTTCAAAGTAAAGTCACCCGATTCTGAATATTCTGGGATTATTTTGGGTGGTGTTACGACGACAGCTTCTGTTAGTCCAACGAAGTCTAAAAACATCAATATTAAGAATCAAGTTCGCTACGTCAAAGGGGTAGTTTTGCGCTCCAAAGATGATGGTGTCATGCCTGATATGCATTTGACTTCCGCTGCACCAAAAGCTGTAGCCGGATCGACAGGAATTGCCTACACCTTGGACAATACAGCACCGATAAACATCAATAAAGTGTCCCTGAAGGCAGAAATTACTAATGGTAGTAAGAAGACCAACTATAGTGCAGATAACCTGCAAATCGCTCCTAATTCGCAATTCAACTACTTTATTCCAGTGAAGAAATTGGACGCGGGAACTTACAAAGCACACATCACATTAAAGAACGATTCTGGTTTTGAAAAGTCGTTTGATTACAATATCACTGTCAAACAACGTCAAGTTGATAACGTCAATGATGCTGCTTCACCAAAACAAGAATCCAACAACAAACAATGGATTGGTATCATCATTGGAATTATTGTCTTGATTGCCGTCGTAGTTTGGATGTATCTCTACTACTCACAACGTAATAAGGGCAATGGTCCAACTAAAGGTCGTGGCAAACTCAATATGAGAAGTACTAAGAAACCTGACAAGTCAAAAGATTCAAGATCAGGTAGTACTCGCTCAGAACGTCATAAGAAATAA